A stretch of the Panthera uncia isolate 11264 chromosome D1, Puncia_PCG_1.0, whole genome shotgun sequence genome encodes the following:
- the MPEG1 gene encoding macrophage-expressed gene 1 protein, producing the protein MNSLRGAVLLWALAAWAKADESLGETDETRFQKCKNTLKLLVLEVLPGGGWDNLRNVDMGRVMDLTYRSCRTTEDGQYIIPDQVISIAQKQTNLEMNSEVLESWVNYQSSTSYSINLELSLYSKVNGKFSSDFQKMKTLQVKDQAITTRVQVRNLIYTVKINPASELSWGFKKELMDISDRLENNQTRMATYLAELLVLNYGTHVITSMDAGAVLIQEDHIRASFLQDSLSSRTALTASAGAAFQNIVNFKFEENYTLQNTLTKSYLSNRTNSMVQSIGGLPFYPGITLQAWQQGITNHLVAIDRAGLPLHFFITPNMLPELPGPLVKKLSRTVEAAVRHYYTFNTYPGCTDVNSPNFNFQANTDDGSCEGKMTNFSFGGVYQECTQLSGKEFVQLCQNLEQKNPLTGDFSCPSGYSPVHLLSQIHEEGYNHLECLRKCTLLIFCKTVCEDVFWVAKAEFRAFWCVASGQIPENSGLLFGGLFSGKSINPLTNAQSCPAGYFPLRLFENLIVCASQDYELGYRFSVPFGGFFSCAVGNPLVNAAISGDLEAPSLRKCPGGFSQHLALISDGCQVSYCVKAGLFTGGSLPPARLPPYTRPPLMSQAATNTVMVTNSETASSWIKDSQTHQWRLGEPLELRRAMRVIHGDSSGLSGGAAAGVTVAVTAALAATITLAIYGTRKYKKRGYQALEDETQNLAAGTAAPGDVPNQEQEQSPA; encoded by the coding sequence ATGAACAGCCTCAGGGGTGCTGTCCTCTTGTGGGCACTGGCAGCGTGGGCTAAAGCGGATGAGTCTCTGGGTGAGACAGATGAGACCAGATTTCAAAAATGCAAGAATACCTTAAAACTACTTGTACTGGAAGTCTTACCGGGAGGTGGCTGGGATAACCTGCGGAATGTGGACATGGGACGGGTGATGGACCTGACTTACAGGAGCTGCAGGACCACGGAGGATGGACAGTACATCATCCCCGACCAAGTCATCAGCATCGCCCAGAAACAGACCAATCTGGAGATGAACTCAGAAGTCCTGGAGTCTTGGGTGAATTACCAGAGCAGCACCTCCTACTCCATCAACCTGGAGCTCTCCCTTTATTCCAAGGTCAACGGCAAGTTCTCCTCTGATTTCCAGAAGATGAAGACCCTTCAAGTGAAAGACCAAGCCATAACAACCCGCGTGCAGGTGAGAAACCTGATCTACACAGTCAAAATCAACCCAGCTTCAGAACTCAGCTGGGGCTTTAAGAAGGAACTCATGGACATCTCTGACCGCCTGGAGAATAACCAGACACGGATGGCCACCTACCTGGCAGAACTGCTGGTCCTCAACTACGGCACCCACGTCATCACCAGCATGGATGCTGGGGCTGTTCTCATCCAGGAGGACCACATCAGAGCCTCGTTCCTGCAGGACAGCCTGAGCAGCCGTACTGCCCTGACCGCGTCTGCCGGTGCTGCCTTCCAGAACATCGTGAACTTCAAATTTGAAGAGAACTACACTTTGCAGAACACCCTCACCAAGAGCTACCTCTCCAACCGAACCAACTCCATGGTGCAGAGCATCGGAGGGCTTCCTTTTTACCCAGGCATCACCCTCCAGGCCTGGCAGCAGGGCATCACTAACCACCTGGTGGCCATCGACCGTGCCGGCCTGCCTCTGCATTTCTTCATCACCCCCAACATGCTGCCCGAGTTGCCGGGGCCGCTCGTGAAGAAGCTGTCGAGGACGGTGGAGGCTGCCGTGAGACACTATTACACATTCAACACCTACCCTGGGTGCACAGATGTCAATTCACCCAACTTCAATTTCCAGGCCAACACTGATGATGGCTCTTGCGAGGGAAAAATGACCAATTTCTCCTTCGGAGGAGTTTATCAAGAATGCACCCAGCTCTCTGGGAAGGAGTTTGTCCAACTCTGCCAAAACCTGGAGCAGAAGAATCCACTCACTGGTGATTTCTCATGCCCCTCTGGCTACTCCCCAGTCCACCTGCTGTCCCAGATCCATGAGGAGGGTTACAACCACCTGGAGTGTCTGAGGAAGTGCACCCTCCTCATCTTCTGCAAGACTGTGTGCGAAGATGTGTTCTGGGTGGCAAAGGCTGAATTTAGGGCTTTTTGGTGTGTGGCCAGTGGGCAGATACCAGAAAACTCAGGACTGCTTTTCGGAGGCCTCTTCAGTGGTAAGAGCATAAACCCTTTGACGAATGCACAGTCATGCCCTGCTGGCTATTTTCCACTGAGACTTTTTGAAAATCTCATTGTATGTGCCTCTCAGGACTATGAGTTGGGCTATAGGTTTTCAGTCCCCTTTGGCGGGTTCTTCAGCTGTGCAGTGGGGAACCCCTTGGTGAATGCTGCCATATCCGGAGATTTAGAGGCACCTTCTCTAAGAAAGTGTCCCGGGGGCTTCAGCCAACACCTCGCCCTCATCAGTGATGGGTGCCAAGTGTCCTACTGTGTCAAGGCTGGGCTGTTCACAGGAGGGTCTCTGCCCCCTGCCAGACTCCCACCTTACACCAGGCCACCCCTCATGAGTCAGGCTGCCACCAACACTGTCATGGTGACCAATAGCGAGACTGCAAGCTCCTGGATTAAGGATTCCCAGACCCACCAGTGGAGGCTGGGGGAGCCGTTAGAGCTACGCAGGGCCATGAGGGTCATCCATGGGGACAGCAGCGGTCTGTCAGGAGGGGCGGCAGCTGGGGTCACAGTGGCAGTCACTGCTGCTCTGGCAGCCACCATCACCCTGGCCATCTACGGCACCCGGAAATACAAGAAGAGGGGATACCAGGCATTGGAGGACGAGACACAGAATTTGGCTGCGGGCACGGCAGCACCTGGAGATGTCCCCAACCAAGAGCAGGAGCAGAGTCCAGCCTAA